A single Blastococcus colisei DNA region contains:
- a CDS encoding methylase → MTCFSSADESAHYGFSVCMLLEQYRAQLRWEEEGVVELGTGDATAIADVVRSLPALRVRSFDISRPSVETARANIAVRGVSDRYTVELGDFFDQADSAGGPPVSTVISNPPYIPAPDPDIRMPELWGGVHGNDLMLQLLKAGYDTVIAAVASYSDPVETVRTAGDLGYRVANFLAMGLDYGPYSSEPKVRDHIRRLCDEGRGWAGDDGYMVAIALFTRIADVPGNRADQLLRSLQLSC, encoded by the coding sequence GTGACGTGCTTCTCCTCCGCCGACGAGTCGGCGCACTACGGCTTCTCGGTGTGCATGCTGCTGGAGCAGTACCGCGCGCAGCTGCGATGGGAAGAGGAGGGGGTCGTCGAGCTCGGCACGGGTGACGCCACCGCCATCGCCGACGTGGTGCGATCACTGCCGGCGCTTCGGGTCCGCAGCTTCGACATCAGCCGGCCGTCGGTCGAGACGGCGCGCGCGAACATCGCCGTGCGCGGGGTGTCCGACCGGTACACCGTCGAGCTCGGTGACTTCTTCGACCAGGCCGACTCGGCCGGGGGCCCGCCGGTCTCGACGGTCATCTCCAACCCCCCCTACATCCCGGCACCCGACCCCGACATCCGCATGCCGGAGCTGTGGGGCGGCGTCCACGGCAACGACCTGATGCTCCAGCTGCTCAAGGCCGGCTACGACACCGTCATCGCGGCGGTGGCGAGCTACTCCGACCCGGTCGAGACCGTCCGCACCGCCGGCGATCTGGGCTACCGGGTGGCGAACTTCCTGGCCATGGGCCTGGACTACGGCCCCTACAGCAGCGAGCCGAAGGTCCGCGACCACATCCGGCGCCTGTGCGACGAAGGCCGCGGCTGGGCCGGCGACGACGGGTACATGGTCGCCATCGCCCTGTTCACCCGGATCGCCGACGTCCCTGGGAATCGGGCCGACCAGCTGCTGAGGTCACTGCAGCTCAGCTGCTGA
- the recN gene encoding DNA repair protein RecN: MPARTTTPERSAAPAAPVVDGHPGRLTELRIRGLGSIDDATLELGAGLTVVTGETGAGKTMVVTGLTLLFGGRADPGRVRASGKAGVEGRLILPPESPAWERAADAGADPDDDGSLILARTVSAEGRSRAFLGGRSVPVGVVAELAEGLLAVHGQTDQQRLSRPAEQRRALDRYAGAAHLAVLDRYREAHQRWRQLAADLERRHRQARELAQAADVLRHGLEEIESVAPEAGEDEALDTQAKRLADADALRAAADEARMALIGDVTGDLGGGEVPQDATAALAIAERALAGSDDPTLVLLAQDLADAVAVVSDVSAQLAGYVADLDADPGRLAEVLDRRATITALVRKFAGPGEGVAGVLAWAEDAVARLAELDVSDEALEALSAARDAARAEVDDLGAQVSAGRRAAAQGFAAEVGAELAGLAMKSAGVSFSIDSHPDEPGAEGIDEVALLLAPHPGAPPRPVHKGASGGELSRVMLAIEVVFAGADPVPVMVFDEVDAGVGGQAAGEIGRRLARLARDHQVVVVTHLAQVAAFADTHLVVDKSPDTAAGVTATDIRAVEDEDRVRELARMLSGLSDSDTGQAHARELLAVAAAGRG; this comes from the coding sequence GTGCCGGCTCGCACGACGACGCCTGAGCGGTCCGCTGCCCCGGCCGCACCGGTGGTCGACGGGCACCCCGGCCGGCTGACCGAGCTGCGGATCCGGGGGCTGGGCTCGATCGACGACGCCACCCTCGAGCTCGGCGCCGGCCTCACCGTCGTCACCGGCGAGACCGGCGCCGGAAAGACGATGGTCGTCACCGGCCTGACCCTGCTGTTCGGTGGCCGGGCCGATCCGGGCCGCGTCCGTGCGAGCGGCAAGGCCGGCGTCGAGGGCCGCCTGATCCTCCCGCCGGAGTCCCCGGCCTGGGAACGGGCCGCCGACGCGGGCGCCGACCCCGACGACGACGGCAGCCTGATCCTGGCCCGTACCGTCAGTGCCGAAGGCCGCTCGCGGGCCTTCCTCGGCGGCCGCAGCGTGCCCGTCGGCGTCGTCGCGGAGCTGGCCGAGGGGCTGCTGGCCGTCCACGGGCAGACCGATCAGCAACGGCTGTCCCGCCCCGCCGAGCAGCGGCGGGCCCTGGACCGCTACGCCGGTGCCGCTCACCTGGCGGTCCTCGACCGCTATCGCGAGGCCCACCAGCGGTGGCGGCAGCTGGCGGCCGACCTCGAGCGGCGGCACCGCCAGGCGCGGGAGCTGGCGCAGGCCGCCGACGTCCTGCGCCACGGCCTCGAGGAGATCGAGTCCGTCGCACCGGAGGCCGGGGAGGACGAGGCCCTCGACACCCAGGCCAAACGGCTGGCCGACGCCGACGCCCTTCGCGCCGCGGCCGACGAGGCGCGGATGGCGCTGATCGGCGACGTGACCGGCGACCTCGGCGGCGGCGAGGTTCCGCAGGACGCGACCGCCGCCCTGGCCATCGCCGAGCGGGCGCTCGCGGGATCCGACGACCCCACGCTCGTCCTCCTGGCCCAGGACCTCGCCGACGCCGTGGCGGTGGTGTCGGACGTGTCCGCGCAGTTGGCCGGTTACGTCGCCGATCTCGACGCCGACCCGGGACGCCTCGCCGAGGTCCTGGACCGCCGCGCCACCATCACCGCCCTGGTGCGTAAGTTCGCGGGGCCGGGGGAAGGCGTGGCCGGGGTGCTCGCGTGGGCGGAGGACGCCGTGGCCCGGCTGGCCGAGCTGGACGTCTCCGACGAGGCCCTCGAGGCGCTGTCCGCCGCCCGCGACGCCGCCCGGGCGGAGGTCGACGACCTCGGCGCGCAGGTCTCGGCCGGCCGGCGGGCGGCCGCTCAGGGTTTCGCCGCGGAGGTGGGAGCCGAGCTCGCCGGCCTGGCCATGAAGAGCGCCGGCGTCTCCTTCTCCATCGACAGCCACCCTGACGAGCCGGGTGCCGAGGGCATCGACGAGGTCGCGCTGCTCCTGGCACCCCACCCCGGCGCACCGCCGCGCCCGGTGCACAAGGGCGCGTCGGGCGGTGAGCTGTCCCGGGTGATGCTCGCCATCGAGGTCGTCTTCGCCGGTGCCGACCCGGTGCCGGTCATGGTGTTCGACGAGGTGGACGCCGGGGTCGGTGGTCAGGCGGCCGGCGAGATCGGGCGGCGGCTGGCCCGGCTGGCGCGCGACCACCAGGTCGTCGTCGTCACCCACCTGGCGCAGGTGGCCGCGTTCGCCGACACGCACCTCGTCGTCGACAAGTCGCCGGACACGGCGGCCGGGGTCACCGCGACCGACATCCGGGCCGTCGAGGACGAGGACCGCGTCCGGGAACTGGCCCGGATGCTCTCCGGGCTCAGCGACAGCGACACCGGGCAGGCGCACGCGCGGGAGCTGCTGGCCGTCGCGGCCGCCGGCCGCGGCTGA
- a CDS encoding copper transporter — protein MIDFRYHLVSLIAVFLAVALGIVIGTTALNEPILADIENQVADLEQDKRALEDQTQELQTQLDTADAFQEAVAPVLVDGTLTGRSVLLVTTNEDVAPEVVEEVRTLIAEAGGTINGELSLRPEYSDPSTSAALQNYVTDPGGLPAGIELPATDDTGELVGSLLAQTLMIPAEGAASDGAVVSSVLAGLASLDVLAVDSDGVSPADHAVVLTADAFTGEDGEARNETVIDLVTALDAAGSGAVVAGNAASAGETGLVGAIRADPSLAAAVSTVDNVATLPGQISTVLALGAESEGTSGVYGTGEGAQPVPPVPASAP, from the coding sequence GTGATCGACTTCCGCTATCACCTGGTCTCGCTGATCGCCGTCTTCCTGGCGGTCGCGTTGGGGATCGTCATCGGCACCACCGCGCTCAACGAGCCGATCCTCGCCGACATCGAGAACCAGGTCGCCGACCTCGAGCAGGACAAGCGCGCCCTGGAGGACCAGACGCAGGAACTGCAGACCCAGCTGGACACCGCCGACGCCTTCCAGGAGGCGGTCGCGCCGGTACTGGTCGACGGCACCCTGACCGGGCGCAGCGTGCTGCTGGTCACGACCAACGAGGACGTCGCCCCCGAGGTCGTCGAGGAGGTCCGGACGCTGATCGCCGAGGCCGGCGGCACCATCAACGGGGAGCTCTCGCTCCGGCCGGAGTACAGCGATCCCTCGACGTCCGCGGCCCTGCAGAACTACGTGACCGATCCCGGCGGTCTGCCCGCGGGCATCGAACTGCCTGCCACCGACGACACCGGCGAACTGGTCGGCAGCCTGCTCGCCCAGACCTTGATGATCCCGGCCGAGGGGGCCGCGAGCGACGGTGCGGTCGTCTCCTCGGTGCTGGCCGGTCTCGCCTCGCTGGACGTGCTGGCGGTGGACAGCGACGGGGTCTCGCCCGCCGATCACGCCGTCGTCCTCACCGCCGACGCCTTCACCGGGGAGGATGGTGAGGCACGCAACGAGACGGTGATCGACCTGGTCACCGCCCTCGACGCCGCGGGTTCCGGTGCCGTCGTCGCCGGGAACGCGGCCTCCGCGGGTGAGACCGGTCTGGTCGGGGCCATCCGCGCCGACCCGTCGCTGGCAGCCGCGGTGTCCACGGTCGACAACGTGGCCACGCTGCCGGGGCAGATCAGCACCGTTCTCGCGCTCGGCGCGGAGAGCGAGGGCACCTCCGGGGTCTACGGCACGGGGGAGGGCGCCCAGCCGGTGCCGCCGGTGCCCGCCTCCGCACCGTGA
- the murJ gene encoding murein biosynthesis integral membrane protein MurJ, protein MNRRTVAQGVAGAAALIAVLTLLARLAGFGRTLVFTNTVGADSTGDTYQAANTVPNIVFEVVAGGALASLVVPMLAGGIAAGNSEQVRRTASALLGWTLLILTPLAVAIAVLAEPIAQLLLGDGNEAEVALAARFLLVFAPQVVLYGIGIVLTGVLQAHRRFAGPAIAPLLSSLVVAGAYLTFAAIGGAEDVDDLSRPAELVLGVGTTLGVVALSLSLLVPMRGLRLGLRPALRFPVGAAPRVRRLAVAGVLTLAGQQLVAAVAIRLATDGPDGTLVVYAAGLTLFLVPWAALAVPLATSAYPGLAERADGGDEPGYRRALAPVTVLVVAASTVAAGLLVAVAGPMARIFLAGEPDPVVAALRDTIIAFAPGLPGYALVALLTRALYARGLWKAPTVCVVGGWLLAVAADVVLARLLPVEDRGLALGAGHSLGVVVAGLGLLVTVLRVAGPGALAGLPRTGAAALAGSALGAALGLLATRALGADPVPGGLLVAVGGGLTGAGIVLVIALTVMMGVARRPLAEAWAALRAPERPVPATDRQEEHGD, encoded by the coding sequence GTGAACCGCCGCACGGTCGCGCAGGGTGTCGCCGGGGCCGCGGCCCTGATCGCCGTCCTCACCCTGCTGGCCCGGCTCGCCGGCTTCGGCCGCACCCTCGTCTTCACCAACACCGTCGGCGCCGACAGCACCGGCGACACGTACCAGGCCGCGAACACCGTCCCGAACATCGTCTTCGAGGTGGTCGCCGGCGGGGCGCTGGCCAGTCTCGTCGTCCCGATGCTGGCCGGCGGCATCGCCGCCGGGAACTCCGAGCAGGTGCGCCGGACGGCGTCGGCGCTGCTGGGCTGGACGCTGCTGATCCTCACGCCCCTGGCCGTGGCGATCGCCGTGCTGGCCGAGCCGATCGCGCAGCTCTTGCTGGGCGACGGGAACGAGGCCGAGGTGGCGCTGGCCGCCCGCTTCCTGCTGGTGTTCGCGCCCCAGGTCGTGCTCTACGGCATCGGCATCGTCCTCACCGGTGTCCTCCAGGCCCATCGGCGGTTCGCCGGACCGGCCATCGCGCCGCTGCTGTCCAGCCTCGTGGTCGCGGGCGCCTACCTCACGTTCGCCGCGATCGGCGGAGCGGAGGACGTCGACGACCTCTCGCGGCCCGCCGAACTCGTCCTGGGAGTGGGGACGACGCTCGGCGTGGTGGCGCTGAGCCTGAGCCTGCTCGTCCCGATGCGCGGACTGCGGCTCGGGCTCCGGCCGGCGCTGCGCTTCCCCGTGGGCGCCGCTCCGCGCGTGCGGCGGCTGGCGGTCGCCGGCGTCCTCACCCTCGCCGGGCAGCAGCTCGTGGCCGCCGTCGCCATCCGGCTGGCCACGGACGGCCCCGACGGCACGCTCGTCGTCTACGCGGCGGGCCTCACCCTCTTCCTCGTCCCGTGGGCGGCGCTCGCCGTCCCGTTGGCCACGTCGGCCTATCCCGGGCTCGCCGAGCGCGCCGACGGCGGCGACGAGCCGGGGTACCGCCGGGCCCTGGCGCCGGTCACGGTGCTCGTCGTCGCCGCCTCGACGGTGGCGGCGGGGCTCCTGGTCGCCGTGGCGGGACCCATGGCCCGCATCTTCCTGGCCGGCGAGCCCGACCCCGTCGTCGCCGCGCTGCGCGACACGATCATCGCCTTCGCGCCCGGCCTGCCCGGGTACGCGCTCGTCGCGCTGCTCACCCGTGCGCTGTACGCGCGGGGGCTGTGGAAGGCACCGACGGTCTGCGTCGTCGGCGGGTGGCTGCTCGCCGTCGCCGCCGACGTCGTCCTCGCGCGGTTGCTGCCGGTCGAGGACCGCGGCCTGGCGCTCGGGGCCGGGCACAGCCTCGGTGTCGTCGTCGCGGGGCTCGGGCTGCTGGTCACCGTTCTCCGCGTCGCCGGTCCCGGAGCGTTGGCCGGCCTTCCCCGGACCGGCGCGGCCGCGCTCGCCGGATCCGCCCTCGGCGCCGCCCTGGGGCTGCTGGCCACCAGAGCCCTGGGCGCCGACCCCGTGCCCGGCGGGCTGCTGGTGGCGGTCGGAGGCGGCCTGACCGGAGCAGGGATCGTGCTGGTCATCGCCCTGACCGTCATGATGGGCGTGGCACGGCGTCCCCTGGCCGAGGCATGGGCAGCGCTGCGGGCACCCGAGCGCCCGGTGCCGGCAACGGACCGACAGGAGGAGCACGGTGACTGA
- a CDS encoding glycosyltransferase family 4 protein translates to MTERSPLHGRHVVEVLATSTGGVGTHVRSLLPRLGSAGAAVRVCGPRATDELFGFAAAGAASFRPVEISAGLAPAADAAAVVALRRALGGTDLVHAHGLRAGLVTAAARRLTPGRPAFVLTLHNAAPDSRGIRRRLLGGAERATVRAADVVLAASEDLAANARVLGARDVRMAPVSAPPLRPASRSRTEVRAELGLDEGRQLVVAIGRLHPQKGYDVLLDAVAAWEGADRLRPAPLVAIAGDGPLESELAERIRAQRLPVLLLGRRDDVADLLSAADLCVLPSRWEARSLTAQEALRAGTPLVASRAGGLPELLGDAAELVPPGDAGALADAVVRVLGDPDRASHLVEAGRRQADGWPDEAATARQLVAVYRELLGPADGGR, encoded by the coding sequence GTGACTGAGCGCTCGCCCCTGCACGGCCGCCACGTCGTCGAGGTGCTCGCCACGAGCACCGGGGGGGTCGGGACGCACGTGCGATCGCTCCTCCCGCGGCTGGGATCGGCCGGGGCAGCCGTCCGCGTCTGCGGCCCCCGGGCCACGGACGAGCTCTTCGGGTTCGCCGCCGCCGGCGCGGCGAGCTTCCGGCCGGTCGAGATCTCCGCCGGCCTCGCGCCCGCCGCCGATGCGGCGGCGGTGGTCGCGCTCCGTCGAGCGCTCGGCGGGACCGACCTCGTGCATGCCCACGGCCTGCGCGCCGGGCTGGTGACCGCCGCCGCCCGGCGTCTCACGCCGGGGCGACCGGCGTTCGTCCTCACCCTGCACAACGCGGCACCCGACAGCCGAGGGATCCGGCGCCGCCTCCTCGGCGGGGCCGAACGGGCCACCGTGCGCGCCGCCGACGTGGTGCTGGCGGCCTCCGAGGACCTGGCGGCGAACGCGCGGGTGCTCGGCGCGCGGGACGTCCGGATGGCGCCGGTCTCGGCGCCACCTTTGCGGCCCGCATCCCGGTCCCGCACCGAGGTCCGGGCGGAGCTGGGTCTCGACGAGGGGCGACAGCTCGTGGTGGCCATCGGCCGGCTGCACCCGCAGAAGGGCTACGACGTCCTCCTCGACGCGGTGGCCGCCTGGGAAGGGGCGGACCGCCTGCGCCCGGCTCCCCTCGTCGCCATCGCGGGAGACGGCCCCCTGGAGAGCGAGCTGGCCGAGCGCATCCGTGCACAGCGGCTCCCGGTCCTGCTGCTCGGCCGCCGGGACGACGTGGCCGACCTCCTGTCCGCGGCCGATCTCTGCGTGCTGCCCTCCCGCTGGGAGGCGCGCTCCCTCACCGCCCAGGAGGCGCTGCGGGCGGGTACGCCGCTCGTCGCCTCCCGCGCGGGCGGGTTGCCCGAACTGCTGGGGGACGCGGCCGAGCTGGTGCCGCCCGGGGACGCCGGTGCCCTCGCCGACGCGGTCGTCCGCGTCCTGGGCGACCCCGACCGGGCGTCGCACCTGGTCGAGGCGGGCCGGCGCCAGGCGGACGGCTGGCCGGACGAAGCGGCGACGGCGCGCCAGCTCGTCGCCGTCTACCGGGAGCTGCTCGGCCCCGCGGACGGCGGGCGCTGA
- a CDS encoding TetR/AcrR family transcriptional regulator, giving the protein MIRAVPSTRPEVQTPPPPGGQPGLGTRRGRAAEQGTGVRERKRQETRAKIVDAAAELFAERGFDAVSVMEIARRAGVVEKTVFNHFPVKEGLVFDADPPMRAALLDAVRRRPAGESVSAAAGSFVVGAVSLLGSPEAASGVARMAQVIRGSRTLQVREREILGELTDALAGLIAEETGARPGQVEPWLAAHAVLGLYAALLELARDRVLAGVGGLELSAELRRQGRRGLSLLQFGLAGYAKRRP; this is encoded by the coding sequence GTGATCAGGGCAGTTCCGTCGACCCGTCCCGAGGTCCAGACGCCTCCCCCACCCGGTGGGCAGCCCGGGTTGGGGACCCGGCGGGGTCGCGCAGCCGAGCAGGGAACGGGCGTCCGGGAGCGCAAGCGTCAGGAGACGCGGGCGAAGATCGTCGACGCCGCCGCCGAGCTGTTCGCCGAACGGGGCTTCGACGCGGTCAGCGTCATGGAGATCGCCCGGCGCGCCGGTGTGGTGGAGAAGACGGTCTTCAACCACTTCCCGGTCAAGGAGGGCCTCGTCTTCGACGCCGACCCGCCGATGCGCGCCGCGCTGCTGGACGCGGTCCGTCGCCGGCCGGCCGGCGAGTCGGTGTCCGCGGCCGCCGGCAGCTTCGTCGTCGGGGCGGTCAGCCTGCTCGGGTCACCGGAAGCCGCCTCCGGAGTGGCTCGGATGGCCCAGGTGATCCGCGGCAGCCGCACGCTGCAGGTGCGCGAGCGGGAGATCCTCGGCGAGCTCACCGACGCCCTCGCCGGGCTGATCGCCGAGGAGACCGGGGCGCGCCCCGGCCAGGTGGAGCCGTGGCTGGCCGCGCACGCCGTCCTCGGCCTGTACGCCGCTCTGCTCGAGCTCGCCCGTGACCGCGTCCTGGCCGGCGTCGGCGGCCTCGAGCTGTCGGCGGAGCTGCGCCGGCAGGGCCGCCGCGGGCTCTCCCTCCTGCAGTTCGGCCTCGCCGGCTACGCCAAGCGGCGCCCCTGA
- a CDS encoding CTP synthase translates to MDRPSGTLESLASRGLLHNSQPTKFVFVTGGVVSSLGKGLTASSLGALLSSRGLRVTMQKLDPYLNVDPGTMNPFQHGEVFVTEDGAETDLDVGHYERFLDIDLSGRANVTTGQVYSEVIAKERRGEYLGDTVQVIPHITNEIKSRIMAGAEGPERVDVVITEIGGTVGDIESLPFLEAARQVRHEIGRDNCFFLHISLVPYIAPSGELKTKPTQHSVAALRSIGIQPDALVCRSDREIPTGLKRKISLMCDVDAEGVISCADAPSIYDIPKVLHREGLDAYVVRRLGLPFRDVDWTVWGDLLDRVHAPKETVTIALVGKYIDLPDAYLSVTEALRAGGFAHRSRVQIRWVPSDDCDTPEGAEKALSGVDGVCIPGGFGVRGIEGKLGALKYTRVNGIPTLGLCLGLQCMVIEYARDVAGLERANSAEFDPETPDAVIATMASQVDVIAGERDLGGTMRLGSYPASLQKGSVAATAYGSTEITERHRHRYEVANAYRDRLSEAGLVFSGTSPDGLLVEFAELPREAHPFYVGTQAHPELKSRPTRPHPLFAGFVQAAIDFQEAARLPVAFDEAEKVGI, encoded by the coding sequence GTGGATCGACCGTCTGGAACGCTTGAATCGCTCGCATCACGCGGACTCCTGCACAACTCCCAGCCGACGAAGTTCGTCTTCGTCACCGGCGGTGTTGTGTCCTCACTCGGCAAGGGGCTGACCGCCAGTTCGCTGGGCGCCCTGCTGTCCAGCCGTGGCCTCCGCGTCACGATGCAGAAGCTGGATCCCTACCTCAACGTGGATCCGGGAACGATGAACCCGTTCCAGCACGGTGAGGTCTTCGTCACCGAGGACGGTGCCGAGACCGACCTGGACGTCGGTCACTACGAGCGCTTCCTCGACATCGACCTCTCCGGGCGGGCCAACGTCACCACCGGGCAGGTCTACTCCGAGGTGATCGCCAAGGAACGGCGCGGTGAGTACCTGGGCGACACCGTGCAGGTCATCCCGCACATCACCAACGAGATCAAGTCCCGGATCATGGCCGGCGCCGAGGGGCCGGAGCGGGTCGACGTCGTCATCACCGAGATCGGCGGCACGGTCGGCGACATCGAGTCGCTGCCCTTCCTCGAGGCCGCCCGCCAGGTGCGGCACGAGATCGGCCGGGACAACTGCTTCTTCCTGCACATCTCGCTGGTGCCCTACATCGCGCCGTCGGGCGAGCTGAAGACCAAGCCGACGCAGCACTCGGTCGCCGCGCTGCGCAGCATCGGCATCCAGCCCGACGCGCTGGTCTGCCGGTCCGACCGCGAGATCCCGACCGGGCTCAAGCGGAAGATCAGCCTGATGTGCGACGTCGACGCCGAGGGCGTCATCTCCTGCGCCGACGCGCCGTCGATCTACGACATCCCGAAGGTGCTGCACCGGGAGGGCCTCGACGCCTACGTCGTCCGCCGCCTCGGGCTGCCGTTCCGGGACGTCGACTGGACCGTCTGGGGCGACCTGCTCGACCGGGTGCACGCGCCCAAGGAGACCGTCACGATCGCGCTGGTCGGCAAGTACATCGACCTGCCCGACGCCTACCTCTCGGTCACCGAGGCGCTGCGCGCCGGCGGGTTCGCCCACCGCAGTCGCGTGCAGATCCGCTGGGTGCCGTCCGACGACTGCGACACCCCCGAGGGCGCCGAGAAGGCGCTGTCCGGTGTCGACGGGGTGTGCATCCCCGGCGGGTTCGGCGTCCGGGGGATCGAGGGCAAGCTCGGCGCCCTGAAGTACACCCGCGTCAACGGCATCCCGACCCTGGGGCTGTGCCTGGGCCTGCAGTGCATGGTCATCGAGTACGCCCGGGACGTCGCCGGCCTGGAGCGGGCCAACTCGGCGGAGTTCGACCCCGAGACGCCGGACGCGGTGATCGCGACCATGGCCAGCCAGGTCGACGTCATCGCCGGCGAACGCGACCTCGGCGGCACCATGCGGCTGGGCAGCTACCCGGCGAGCCTGCAGAAGGGCTCGGTGGCCGCGACCGCCTACGGATCCACCGAGATCACCGAGCGGCACCGGCACCGCTACGAGGTGGCCAACGCCTACCGCGACCGCCTCTCCGAGGCCGGCCTGGTGTTCTCGGGCACCTCGCCGGACGGCCTGCTGGTGGAGTTCGCCGAGTTGCCGCGCGAGGCGCACCCGTTCTACGTGGGCACGCAGGCCCACCCGGAGCTCAAGAGCCGCCCGACCCGGCCGCATCCGCTCTTCGCGGGGTTCGTGCAGGCGGCGATCGACTTCCAGGAGGCCGCGCGTCTCCCCGTCGCCTTCGACGAGGCGGAGAAGGTCGGCATCTGA
- the steA gene encoding putative cytokinetic ring protein SteA, producing MRIGTLRRGRGQDAGPGVSGTVRLDRRTKNLTKRLQPGDIAVIDHVDIDRVSADALVGCKVAAVVNAAPSISGRYPNLGPEILINAGIPLLDDVGKDVFAKCKEGAHLRLDGNQLISGEGEVVAEGRVHDDASVGVAMAEAKAGLSTQLEAFATNTMEYMKRERALLLDGVGVPDVATQIEGRHVLVVVRGYDYKEDLQALRPYIRDYRPVLIGVDGGADALREAGYQPDMIVGDMDSVSDDSLTCGAEVVVHAYADGRAPGLARVQDLGVEAITFPASATSEDIAMLLADEKGATLIVAVGTHATLVEFLDKGRGGMASTFLTRLRLGGKLVDAKGVSRLYKSRISTAALVVLVLAAFLAIGSALALSAAGRVYLDLLFDQWNSFMFWLENLFS from the coding sequence ATGCGCATCGGCACACTTCGGCGTGGTCGGGGACAGGATGCCGGGCCCGGTGTCTCCGGCACCGTCCGGCTGGACCGCCGCACGAAGAACCTCACCAAGCGGCTGCAGCCCGGCGACATCGCCGTCATCGACCACGTCGACATCGACCGGGTCAGCGCCGACGCGCTGGTCGGGTGCAAGGTCGCCGCAGTGGTCAACGCCGCGCCCAGCATCTCCGGCCGGTATCCCAACCTGGGCCCGGAGATCCTCATCAACGCCGGCATCCCCCTGCTCGACGACGTCGGCAAGGACGTGTTCGCCAAGTGCAAGGAGGGCGCGCACCTCCGGCTCGACGGCAACCAGCTGATCTCCGGCGAGGGCGAGGTCGTCGCCGAGGGCCGGGTGCACGACGACGCGTCGGTCGGGGTGGCCATGGCCGAGGCGAAGGCCGGACTGTCCACCCAGCTCGAGGCCTTCGCCACCAACACCATGGAGTACATGAAGCGGGAGCGCGCGCTCCTGCTGGACGGGGTCGGTGTTCCCGACGTGGCCACCCAGATCGAGGGCCGGCACGTGCTGGTCGTCGTCCGCGGCTACGACTACAAGGAGGACCTGCAGGCCCTCCGCCCCTACATCCGGGACTACCGGCCAGTGCTGATCGGCGTCGACGGCGGCGCCGATGCGCTGCGCGAGGCGGGCTACCAGCCGGACATGATCGTCGGCGACATGGACTCCGTGAGCGACGACTCGCTCACCTGTGGCGCCGAGGTGGTCGTGCACGCCTACGCCGACGGCCGCGCGCCCGGCCTGGCCCGGGTGCAGGACCTCGGTGTCGAGGCGATCACCTTCCCGGCGTCGGCCACCAGTGAGGACATCGCCATGCTGCTGGCCGACGAGAAGGGGGCCACCCTGATCGTCGCCGTCGGCACGCACGCCACCCTGGTCGAGTTCCTCGACAAGGGCCGGGGCGGCATGGCCTCGACCTTCCTCACGCGGCTGCGCCTGGGCGGCAAGCTCGTCGACGCCAAGGGCGTGAGCCGCCTCTACAAGAGCCGCATCTCCACGGCCGCGCTGGTGGTGCTCGTCCTCGCCGCGTTCCTCGCCATCGGCTCGGCCCTCGCACTGTCCGCGGCCGGCCGGGTGTACCTCGACCTGCTGTTCGACCAATGGAACAGCTTCATGTTCTGGTTGGAGAACCTCTTCTCGTGA